One genomic segment of Chitinophaga parva includes these proteins:
- a CDS encoding MSCRAMM family protein — protein MRKLLLTILLPGMVLLSCVKKGAEDLGDLGGPFTLSGKVLVYDTLRGNYTYQQVHPLTIYLKYTSDNTGYLTSVNADAAGQYSFQGIDPAKAYTVYAAMDSSGMHYSASKDYPVSSIHDRQSDSLVLYPSQDNQNGIFYRTVDSTGAFLAGANVYLFTSKASRDNRDTLSNVWHAQSDAFGRVLKMNLAPGTYYSYATAAGKNQLLSGTGTFTLEAAGIKSDVLQLGNANVKTNSLQVYLVDMDQSPVANCNVYLYNNKALWNNPDDSTGAGSIVPALHTDAQGKCRQPDLPAGTYYVRAFARFGTLSVRGSDSFGVGGDTVTVRKVLVKITTP, from the coding sequence ATGAGAAAGCTATTGTTAACGATACTCTTACCCGGTATGGTCCTGCTGTCATGCGTGAAGAAAGGCGCAGAAGACCTGGGCGACCTGGGAGGGCCATTTACCCTGAGCGGGAAAGTATTAGTCTACGACACCCTGCGCGGTAACTACACATACCAGCAGGTACATCCGCTTACCATCTACCTGAAATATACGAGCGATAATACCGGTTACCTCACCTCCGTCAATGCTGATGCAGCCGGCCAGTACAGCTTCCAGGGCATAGATCCGGCAAAGGCCTACACCGTGTATGCCGCCATGGACAGCAGTGGGATGCACTACTCTGCCAGCAAAGACTACCCGGTAAGCAGCATTCATGACCGGCAATCCGATTCACTGGTGCTGTACCCCTCACAGGATAACCAGAACGGCATATTTTACCGGACGGTAGACAGTACCGGCGCCTTCCTGGCCGGCGCCAATGTATACCTCTTTACCAGCAAGGCTTCCCGCGATAACAGGGATACGCTCAGCAATGTATGGCATGCGCAGTCCGATGCGTTTGGCCGCGTGCTGAAAATGAACCTGGCGCCCGGCACCTATTACAGCTATGCCACTGCCGCGGGTAAGAACCAGCTCCTCAGCGGTACCGGCACGTTTACGCTGGAAGCTGCCGGAATAAAAAGCGATGTGTTGCAGCTGGGAAATGCAAATGTGAAGACCAACAGCCTGCAGGTATACCTGGTAGATATGGATCAATCGCCGGTGGCTAATTGCAACGTATACCTGTATAACAACAAAGCATTATGGAATAACCCCGACGATTCCACCGGTGCAGGTAGCATTGTGCCGGCATTGCATACAGACGCACAAGGCAAATGCCGGCAGCCGGACCTCCCCGCCGGAACCTACTATGTACGGGCCTTTGCGCGGTTTGGTACGCTCTCCGTACGTGGGTCTGATAGTTTTGGCGTAGGAGGTGATACGGTGACGGTGCGCAAAGTATTAGTGAAGATCACAACGCCGTAA
- a CDS encoding glycoside hydrolase family 27 protein: protein MRSFHVLPLCALALLCAVLPAQSQINSVAQVPPMGWNSYNCFGSAVHEDEVKANADYMAQKLKPYGWQYIVVDFLWAYDNPPGSNIGSIPQRQLEDGSLVPWLAMDAWGRLLPHVNKFPSAFGGKGFSPLSAYVHGLGLKFGIHIMRGIPRQAVWAKTPVLGAPGITADMIADTSSTCTWNNHMYGLDMRKPGAQQYLNSLLALYAQWEVDFIKVDDLSRPYSTAEVEGYRKAIDACGRPVVFSLSPGATPLEMAAHVKAHGNMWRMADDFWDNWAEVLHMFELGAAWQGKGDAGHWPDCDMLQIGKLSKRGPVGPERYSRFTDNELCTHMTFWSLFRSPLMMGGNLPENRPMDEKLLTNPEVLAVNQTGAHPRQLLKTADVLVWVSDAADGKSYNVGIFNLRDSDASIAVPLAALGVKGKALLRDLWQHKDLGAVKQYRVPVGAHGAVLLKCTPAAP from the coding sequence ATGAGATCATTCCACGTACTTCCCTTATGTGCACTGGCACTGTTGTGTGCCGTATTGCCGGCGCAGTCCCAAATTAATTCCGTAGCACAAGTTCCGCCCATGGGATGGAACAGCTATAACTGTTTTGGCTCCGCGGTGCATGAAGACGAAGTAAAGGCCAATGCGGACTACATGGCGCAAAAGCTGAAACCTTACGGGTGGCAGTACATCGTGGTGGATTTTCTCTGGGCATATGATAATCCTCCCGGCAGCAACATTGGCAGCATTCCGCAGCGCCAGCTGGAAGACGGCTCCCTGGTGCCCTGGCTGGCCATGGATGCCTGGGGGCGCCTCCTCCCCCATGTCAATAAATTTCCTTCCGCCTTTGGTGGCAAAGGCTTTAGCCCGCTCAGCGCCTACGTGCATGGCCTGGGGCTGAAGTTCGGCATCCATATTATGCGGGGCATTCCCCGCCAGGCCGTATGGGCCAAAACACCGGTGCTGGGTGCGCCCGGCATTACCGCGGACATGATTGCCGACACCAGCTCCACCTGCACCTGGAACAATCATATGTATGGCCTGGATATGCGCAAACCCGGCGCCCAGCAATACCTCAATAGCCTGCTGGCGTTGTATGCACAGTGGGAAGTGGATTTCATAAAGGTAGATGACCTCTCCCGCCCATACAGTACTGCGGAAGTAGAAGGCTACCGCAAAGCCATTGATGCCTGCGGCAGGCCGGTGGTGTTCAGCCTTTCCCCCGGTGCCACACCGCTGGAGATGGCCGCGCACGTAAAGGCCCATGGCAATATGTGGCGCATGGCAGATGATTTCTGGGACAACTGGGCAGAAGTGCTGCACATGTTTGAACTGGGGGCGGCCTGGCAGGGCAAGGGCGATGCAGGCCACTGGCCGGATTGCGACATGCTGCAGATCGGGAAGCTTTCTAAACGCGGGCCTGTGGGGCCTGAGCGCTACAGCCGCTTTACAGACAATGAACTGTGCACACACATGACTTTCTGGAGCCTGTTCCGCTCCCCGCTGATGATGGGTGGCAACCTGCCGGAAAACCGGCCCATGGATGAAAAGCTGCTCACTAACCCCGAAGTGCTGGCGGTAAACCAAACCGGTGCGCACCCCCGGCAGTTACTCAAAACAGCGGATGTACTGGTGTGGGTGTCTGATGCAGCAGATGGTAAAAGTTATAATGTGGGCATCTTTAACCTGCGGGATAGTGATGCCAGCATAGCCGTGCCACTGGCGGCACTGGGCGTTAAAGGAAAAGCACTGCTGCGCGACCTGTGGCAGCACAAGGACCTGGGCGCCGTGAAACAATACCGCGTGCCGGTGGGCGCACATGGTGCAGTGTTATTAAAATGCACGCCTGCGGCGCCGTAA
- a CDS encoding ATP-binding protein: MQTLEEPGQAAEHLSQEEIKKRLAALQSQPAAPAPGKEEAPAPPAALPRYVQAAAVLAYYDPATIRPLPGTADAADTAELRNTCLRYLAAYSDMYTDSRQYEASAVANKGLQHEATAPVMESNTRVYKVYFTLKDSYRKAALQSLLQAQKVKAALALNPSDPTGTRAQLQSMLRRCLLGEEIVLTALQLEDLHALCKVADWLSGLPGLRLPPIAAVRNRIETIEMLTPLKHLTGIYVDGSFQSLFRGRKTELANLRKYVGVAPPKGLLETVSRIWDNLFSSSKNPLLVFGMGGIGKSTLLAQFILEHAEAHRKDRFPFVYLDFDRPQLDALQPETLLIEAARQLSIQYQDVPEIGGAFAAFYRSWNEALAESVGAGSSEAIYLRSAAASVQKELDLDRIESEFLSLARQMSRLEARPFVIVLDTFEEVQYRGAEYVRQLYNFMVRLREQHPLVRTIAAGRAPVIDMDVLLMELNTLDNEAATGYLVKAGVANEAEAKRLVSIIGGNPLTLKLAAGLAREFGIEDVKQARDQFATRDVKKIAALQLQGMLYRRILDHIHVPEVRKLAYPGMVLRRITPAVIREVLAAPCGLVVPDLATAETLFRQLKKEVSLVMPSDRDVLRHRPDVRKAMLQLIQESEKKDLVPVIHRAAVQYYQDKEGLAERAEEFYHRLSLDESPRDLEPRWMDGIQNLLLSNLDELPARAQAYLLGRAGMEGADLSIWENADMEDRYRHTARQVADLLNAGRAEGALNLLPDTLFDKGSEVLTMLKVRALYQLRREDEAAALAKQALGSYYAHDYDPSVAAELQRFATMPEVQAAKVTYGLPPDSLFFPGAEPSNPPPPNFQIRIDVKARDRDDDMQSFSV; this comes from the coding sequence ATGCAAACATTGGAAGAACCTGGCCAGGCGGCGGAACACCTTAGCCAGGAAGAGATAAAAAAAAGACTGGCGGCCCTGCAAAGCCAGCCAGCGGCACCTGCGCCCGGAAAGGAAGAAGCCCCCGCGCCACCGGCGGCGTTGCCACGTTACGTGCAGGCGGCGGCAGTACTCGCTTACTACGATCCCGCCACCATCCGGCCCCTGCCTGGCACAGCTGATGCGGCAGATACAGCAGAACTGCGCAATACCTGCCTGCGGTACCTGGCAGCGTATAGTGATATGTACACTGATAGCCGCCAGTATGAAGCCTCCGCAGTGGCGAATAAAGGCCTGCAGCATGAAGCAACGGCACCGGTGATGGAAAGCAACACCCGTGTTTATAAAGTATATTTTACCCTGAAGGACTCTTACCGGAAAGCAGCGCTCCAATCGCTGCTGCAGGCACAAAAAGTAAAGGCCGCCCTGGCATTGAATCCATCTGACCCCACCGGTACCCGGGCACAATTACAATCCATGCTGCGGCGTTGCCTGCTGGGAGAGGAGATCGTGCTTACCGCCCTGCAACTGGAAGACCTGCATGCCCTGTGCAAGGTAGCGGACTGGCTTTCCGGTTTGCCGGGACTGCGCCTGCCGCCCATAGCCGCGGTGCGCAACCGGATAGAGACCATCGAAATGCTTACGCCGCTGAAACATCTTACCGGTATTTATGTGGATGGCAGCTTCCAGTCCCTGTTCCGCGGAAGAAAAACAGAATTGGCCAACCTGCGGAAATATGTAGGGGTGGCGCCGCCCAAAGGACTGTTGGAAACAGTGAGCCGCATCTGGGACAATCTTTTTTCCAGCAGTAAAAATCCCCTACTGGTATTCGGGATGGGCGGCATTGGTAAGTCCACGCTGCTGGCCCAGTTTATCCTGGAGCATGCGGAGGCCCACCGCAAAGACCGTTTCCCGTTTGTATACCTGGACTTTGACCGCCCGCAACTGGATGCCTTGCAGCCGGAAACTTTATTGATAGAAGCGGCCCGCCAGCTGTCCATCCAGTACCAGGATGTGCCGGAGATCGGGGGCGCGTTTGCCGCATTTTATAGATCGTGGAATGAAGCCCTGGCAGAAAGCGTGGGGGCCGGTTCATCAGAGGCCATCTACCTGCGCAGTGCGGCTGCTTCCGTACAAAAGGAGCTGGACCTGGACCGTATTGAATCCGAATTTTTGTCCCTGGCCCGGCAGATGTCAAGGCTGGAAGCCAGGCCATTTGTGATCGTGCTGGATACCTTTGAAGAAGTCCAGTACCGCGGGGCGGAGTATGTGCGCCAGCTTTACAACTTTATGGTACGCCTGCGGGAACAACATCCGCTGGTAAGGACCATTGCCGCAGGCCGTGCACCTGTTATAGATATGGATGTGCTGCTGATGGAGCTGAATACCCTGGATAACGAAGCCGCCACCGGCTACCTGGTAAAAGCCGGCGTGGCCAATGAAGCGGAAGCCAAACGCCTGGTGTCCATCATTGGTGGTAACCCGCTTACCCTGAAACTGGCAGCCGGCCTGGCCCGAGAGTTTGGAATAGAAGATGTAAAACAGGCCCGGGATCAATTTGCCACCAGGGATGTAAAGAAGATCGCAGCGCTACAATTACAGGGTATGCTGTACCGCCGCATCCTGGATCATATCCACGTGCCGGAGGTGCGTAAACTGGCGTATCCCGGCATGGTGCTGCGCCGCATTACACCGGCCGTTATCCGCGAAGTACTGGCAGCACCTTGCGGGCTTGTGGTGCCGGACCTTGCAACAGCGGAAACCTTGTTCCGCCAATTGAAAAAGGAAGTATCGCTGGTAATGCCATCAGACCGGGATGTGCTGCGCCACCGGCCGGATGTGCGCAAAGCGATGCTGCAACTCATCCAGGAATCTGAGAAGAAAGACCTGGTGCCCGTGATCCATCGTGCCGCCGTACAATATTACCAGGATAAAGAAGGCCTGGCGGAAAGGGCCGAAGAATTTTACCACCGGCTTTCACTGGATGAATCGCCCCGTGACCTGGAACCGCGGTGGATGGACGGCATACAGAACCTCCTGCTCAGCAACCTGGATGAATTACCTGCCCGTGCGCAGGCCTACCTGCTGGGGCGCGCCGGCATGGAAGGGGCAGACCTTTCCATCTGGGAAAATGCGGATATGGAAGACCGTTACCGCCACACCGCCAGGCAGGTGGCAGACCTGCTGAATGCCGGCCGCGCGGAAGGTGCTTTGAACCTACTACCAGATACGCTTTTTGATAAAGGGTCGGAAGTGCTTACCATGCTGAAGGTAAGGGCGCTGTACCAGTTGCGCCGCGAAGATGAAGCCGCGGCACTGGCCAAACAGGCGCTGGGATCATATTATGCCCATGATTATGATCCCTCGGTGGCGGCAGAGCTGCAACGTTTTGCCACGATGCCGGAAGTGCAGGCGGCAAAAGTTACCTATGGGCTTCCCCCGGACAGCCTCTTTTTTCCCGGGGCGGAGCCGTCCAACCCACCCCCTCCCAATTTCCAGATCAGGATAGATGTGAAGGCCAGGGACCGTGATGATGATATGCAATCTTTTTCAGTATAA
- a CDS encoding winged helix-turn-helix domain-containing protein, whose translation MDTILLTPPQARKIILHAAGLARKAPFGKGPEAVYQLLEHLGFVQIDTNYTVERAHHHAIYNRVPDYQPAWLEGLLAEGRVFEFFTSDAGYMPMANYRFSLPVKAGFATSRGMLTPAEENLMQKVLDRIGREGPLMVKDFENDRREASSGWWDWRPSKVALERLYMDGRLMVTRNADFHRLYDLPRNLVPQDTDTTLPDPVAFARHVILREMQALGIAYAKELAWRAHHVKGNLVKQELEKMVAEGLLLRVAIEGMKTAPLYMLPAYKGKKITLSGDAFILSPFDVLNVFRHRLRDFFDFDYQIECFVPAAKRKYGYFSLPVLIGDTFVARMDSKADRKQHCLLIHNLHFEAVPLDDAALGKLADAIKAFARFNQCDAVMITKSNKKQYQQALKKLLA comes from the coding sequence ATGGATACCATTCTCCTTACTCCGCCGCAGGCGCGGAAGATCATCCTGCATGCCGCAGGCCTGGCCCGCAAGGCTCCTTTTGGGAAGGGGCCGGAAGCGGTGTACCAACTCCTGGAGCACCTGGGTTTTGTACAGATAGACACGAACTATACGGTGGAGCGTGCCCACCACCATGCCATTTATAACCGGGTGCCGGACTACCAGCCGGCATGGTTGGAAGGGCTGCTGGCGGAAGGGCGCGTGTTTGAATTTTTTACATCGGACGCGGGGTATATGCCCATGGCCAACTACCGCTTTTCCCTGCCAGTGAAGGCTGGCTTTGCCACCAGCCGCGGGATGCTTACACCGGCGGAAGAAAATCTGATGCAAAAGGTGCTGGACCGCATAGGCCGGGAAGGCCCGCTGATGGTGAAGGATTTTGAAAACGACCGCCGTGAGGCAAGCTCCGGCTGGTGGGACTGGCGCCCTTCAAAAGTAGCGCTGGAGCGGCTTTACATGGATGGAAGATTGATGGTGACCCGCAACGCTGATTTTCACCGGTTGTATGACCTGCCCCGCAACCTGGTGCCGCAGGATACGGACACCACCCTGCCAGACCCTGTGGCATTTGCCCGCCATGTGATCCTGCGGGAAATGCAGGCCCTCGGTATTGCCTACGCCAAAGAACTGGCCTGGAGGGCCCATCACGTGAAGGGCAACCTGGTAAAGCAGGAGCTGGAAAAAATGGTGGCAGAAGGCCTGTTGCTGCGCGTGGCCATTGAAGGTATGAAAACCGCGCCCCTGTACATGCTGCCGGCCTACAAAGGAAAGAAGATCACCTTGTCCGGCGATGCGTTTATTTTATCGCCGTTTGATGTGCTGAACGTATTCCGCCACCGCCTGCGTGATTTTTTTGATTTTGATTACCAGATAGAATGTTTTGTGCCCGCGGCCAAACGCAAGTACGGCTACTTTTCCCTGCCGGTGCTGATAGGTGATACCTTTGTAGCCCGCATGGACAGTAAGGCAGACCGGAAGCAGCATTGCCTGCTTATCCACAACCTGCACTTTGAAGCGGTGCCACTGGATGATGCAGCCCTGGGTAAACTGGCAGATGCCATCAAAGCCTTTGCACGCTTTAACCAGTGCGATGCGGTGATGATCACGAAATCGAATAAAAAACAGTACCAGCAGGCACTCAAAAAATTACTCGCCTGA
- the bioA gene encoding adenosylmethionine--8-amino-7-oxononanoate transaminase yields MLWYPYTQMKQVDRLPKMIAGNGVIMQLEDGRSLVDGISSWWAVIHGYNHPRLNAALAAQAARFAHVMLGGMTHGPALEWAAELVRITRLPGQEAGEGLHHVFFSDSGSIGVEVALKMAIQYWKNLGIQNKHKILSLRNGYHGDTFKAMEVGDDSDFTRAFSAVLHRGYMLDIPTGGFDATPEQVQPAIDQLEALLKENHAHIAAFIVEPIVQCAGGFHIYSPLYLKAARALCTQYDVLLIFDEVATGFGRTGKMFAAEHAAVTPDIMIVGKALTAGYMGHAATLSTDAVFNSFLGKDDEKALMHGPTFMGNALACAVGLESIRIIESENYLEKVARIHAIIREELDAVNSPAIVSKRTLGAIGVLEFENAELLAGFKPFAMEEGVWLRPIGNILYLMPPYVISEGELRKVTGVMRRWVEKISGK; encoded by the coding sequence ATGCTCTGGTACCCGTACACGCAAATGAAGCAGGTGGACCGCCTGCCTAAAATGATAGCCGGCAATGGCGTGATCATGCAACTGGAAGATGGGCGCTCCCTGGTAGACGGTATCTCTTCCTGGTGGGCCGTGATCCACGGCTACAATCATCCCCGCCTGAATGCCGCCCTGGCTGCGCAAGCTGCCAGATTTGCCCACGTAATGCTGGGTGGCATGACCCACGGCCCCGCGCTGGAATGGGCCGCGGAACTGGTGCGCATTACCCGCCTTCCCGGGCAGGAAGCTGGCGAAGGCCTCCACCACGTCTTCTTTTCCGACAGCGGTTCCATCGGGGTGGAAGTAGCGCTGAAGATGGCCATTCAATACTGGAAAAACCTGGGCATACAAAATAAACACAAGATCCTATCCCTGCGGAATGGCTATCATGGTGATACTTTCAAAGCCATGGAAGTAGGCGACGACTCTGACTTTACCCGGGCATTTTCCGCGGTGCTCCACCGCGGCTATATGCTGGACATCCCCACCGGTGGTTTTGATGCCACGCCAGAACAGGTGCAGCCAGCCATAGACCAACTGGAAGCATTACTCAAAGAAAACCATGCCCACATTGCGGCCTTCATCGTGGAGCCTATTGTGCAGTGTGCGGGCGGCTTTCACATCTATTCTCCCCTGTACCTAAAGGCGGCACGGGCGCTCTGTACGCAATACGATGTGCTGTTGATATTTGACGAAGTGGCCACCGGCTTTGGGCGCACGGGAAAAATGTTTGCCGCGGAACACGCCGCCGTAACGCCGGATATTATGATCGTAGGCAAGGCGCTTACCGCAGGCTACATGGGCCATGCCGCCACACTCAGTACAGATGCGGTATTCAACAGCTTCCTGGGAAAAGATGATGAAAAAGCATTGATGCACGGCCCCACTTTTATGGGCAATGCACTGGCCTGCGCCGTGGGCCTGGAAAGCATCCGCATCATCGAATCAGAAAACTATCTGGAGAAGGTGGCACGGATCCATGCCATCATCCGCGAAGAACTGGATGCTGTCAACAGTCCCGCTATTGTAAGCAAACGCACGCTGGGCGCCATCGGGGTGCTGGAATTTGAGAACGCGGAACTGCTGGCGGGCTTCAAACCCTTTGCCATGGAAGAAGGGGTATGGTTGCGGCCTATTGGCAATATATTGTACCTGATGCCGCCTTATGTGATCAGTGAGGGGGAACTGCGCAAGGTAACGGGCGTAATGCGCAGGTGGGTAGAGAAGATTTCCGGGAAATAA
- a CDS encoding RNA polymerase sigma factor: protein MEKQFIEIINTHQGLIGKICRMYTRSAADAEDLYQEIILQLWKSFPRFQQASSVSTWMYRVALNTAISGFRRQSRSLLQQELKPEVAGLPATDASRLEVQYGRQLQAAIQSLNKFDRSLMLLYLEEKTYQEMAEILGIAVSNVGVKINRIKKQLKNILNA from the coding sequence TTGGAAAAGCAATTCATAGAGATTATCAATACCCACCAGGGCCTCATCGGTAAGATCTGCAGGATGTACACCAGGAGTGCAGCCGATGCGGAGGACCTCTACCAGGAAATTATATTACAACTGTGGAAGTCTTTTCCCCGCTTTCAACAGGCTAGCAGTGTAAGCACCTGGATGTACCGGGTGGCGCTTAATACGGCCATCTCCGGCTTCCGCCGCCAAAGCCGCTCCCTGCTGCAGCAGGAGCTGAAACCGGAAGTTGCCGGACTGCCGGCCACAGACGCATCCCGCCTGGAAGTGCAGTACGGGCGGCAATTACAAGCCGCTATACAATCGCTCAACAAGTTTGACCGCTCCCTCATGCTGTTGTACCTGGAAGAGAAAACTTACCAGGAAATGGCAGAGATCCTTGGCATCGCTGTAAGCAACGTAGGGGTGAAGATCAACCGTATCAAAAAACAATTAAAGAACATTTTAAACGCCTGA
- a CDS encoding trypsin-like peptidase domain-containing protein: MPYLNQQERNDLNDAIYNTIGYEASIRRIFLAEVHPGFRALLFTDHNHSMVQLELDVIQLNDTPRLTDGTIPFYAWLQQAARHVRLFPAAAATVDRAIAKLEGQGTKAAGSATVLPAPSTSTILQIEKERSISGNEMLSYAWLAAGMNAGMGVACLKVRRYDNGQPAVLAGGNPAVYSGTGWLLTPALLITNYHVVEARNDNEPTAGKEDFQLQGSHTQAFFDYNADEITSEAQAIAAIAAADAGLDYAILRLQQPVTRKPLQLDVNRVVLQADSAWPVNIIQHPFGYSKKVAFRNNHIFKQEYPDVLYFTDTEKGSSGSPVFNDNWQVIALHKASQLVNNVSYQGKTTAWVNKGVQLNAIFEQLKTVNPPLYAEILS, translated from the coding sequence ATGCCTTACCTCAACCAGCAGGAAAGAAATGACCTGAATGATGCTATCTACAATACAATTGGATATGAAGCCAGTATCCGCAGGATCTTCCTGGCTGAAGTGCATCCCGGTTTCCGGGCGTTGTTATTCACAGATCACAACCATTCGATGGTGCAACTGGAGCTGGACGTGATCCAGCTGAATGATACACCCCGCCTCACGGATGGCACCATTCCATTCTATGCATGGTTGCAGCAGGCGGCCCGTCATGTACGGTTGTTCCCAGCGGCTGCTGCCACGGTGGACAGGGCCATTGCAAAGCTGGAAGGCCAGGGTACAAAGGCTGCTGGTTCGGCTACCGTATTGCCGGCGCCTTCTACATCCACCATCCTGCAAATAGAAAAGGAGCGCAGTATCAGCGGTAACGAAATGCTTTCTTACGCATGGCTGGCAGCAGGGATGAATGCCGGCATGGGCGTGGCCTGCCTGAAAGTGCGCCGCTATGACAACGGGCAGCCTGCCGTGCTTGCCGGTGGCAATCCTGCTGTTTATTCCGGTACCGGCTGGCTGCTTACACCCGCTTTGCTGATCACCAATTACCACGTGGTAGAAGCACGCAATGATAATGAACCAACGGCCGGTAAGGAAGATTTTCAATTGCAGGGATCACATACCCAGGCGTTCTTCGACTATAATGCTGATGAAATAACAAGTGAAGCACAGGCTATTGCCGCCATAGCCGCGGCAGATGCAGGACTGGACTATGCCATCCTGCGCCTGCAGCAACCGGTGACCAGGAAACCCCTGCAACTGGATGTGAACCGCGTGGTGCTGCAGGCGGACAGTGCATGGCCGGTCAATATCATCCAACATCCTTTCGGGTATTCCAAAAAAGTAGCTTTCCGGAACAATCATATTTTTAAACAGGAATATCCCGATGTGTTGTATTTCACCGATACAGAAAAGGGATCTTCCGGCTCGCCTGTGTTCAATGACAACTGGCAGGTGATCGCGTTGCACAAAGCCAGCCAGCTGGTAAATAATGTGTCGTACCAGGGCAAAACAACCGCCTGGGTAAATAAGGGCGTACAACTCAACGCCATCTTTGAACAATTGAAAACGGTGAACCCGCCTTTATACGCCGAGATCTTGTCATAA
- a CDS encoding AAA family ATPase: MVDSILTVDERTELIKNVATLIFNGPVPLMSVIPQQHCLKIVQNPLPETYAWSIVTYCEASAWMEDPALIVQLMRKWQHLKIFNDAIARITAAVPPVFHIPPQVWDPILVRLNLPLLNRSITRRAVEGFSRPLRQPNYEGVTRVLVVTGPAGSGKSFTVLYVQYISQFMNHANFNSIYIDLKAQAVTRFGPLDLARLILDQVNPSWVADGITLPELQEEQASRWINYLCRVIADQVALAGKTCVIILDGLDGGGGVQLLPAETLEMIACLVAIASTESIPEVSRDMMRLVLLGFEHPVRNYLNTVRTERIKPVERDEIRKYFEDYARFYNKTIATAGIEDMVDAVLQDVPNDASRTRQLADKALAFAIGIINS; this comes from the coding sequence ATGGTAGATAGTATTCTGACCGTTGACGAGCGCACTGAACTGATCAAAAATGTAGCGACCCTTATTTTTAACGGGCCCGTACCGTTAATGTCCGTCATCCCGCAGCAACATTGCCTGAAGATCGTGCAGAACCCCCTGCCGGAAACGTATGCATGGTCTATTGTCACGTATTGTGAAGCATCGGCGTGGATGGAAGATCCGGCCCTCATTGTGCAACTGATGCGCAAATGGCAGCACCTGAAGATCTTTAATGATGCAATAGCACGGATCACCGCGGCGGTACCACCGGTGTTCCATATTCCGCCCCAGGTGTGGGACCCTATCCTGGTACGGCTCAATCTTCCTTTGCTGAACCGCAGCATTACCCGCAGGGCGGTAGAAGGTTTTTCCAGGCCGCTGCGCCAGCCCAACTATGAAGGCGTGACCCGCGTGCTGGTGGTCACCGGCCCCGCAGGATCGGGGAAATCCTTTACGGTGTTGTATGTGCAGTATATCAGCCAGTTCATGAACCATGCTAATTTCAACAGTATTTACATTGACCTGAAAGCGCAGGCGGTGACCCGCTTTGGCCCGCTGGACCTGGCCAGGTTGATCCTGGACCAGGTGAATCCCTCCTGGGTGGCTGATGGCATTACGCTGCCGGAGCTACAGGAAGAACAGGCTTCCCGCTGGATCAATTACCTGTGCCGCGTGATCGCAGACCAGGTGGCGCTGGCCGGCAAAACCTGCGTGATCATCCTGGACGGCCTGGATGGGGGAGGCGGCGTCCAACTCCTCCCCGCGGAAACACTGGAGATGATCGCATGCCTGGTAGCTATCGCCTCTACAGAAAGCATCCCGGAAGTAAGCAGGGACATGATGCGCCTGGTGCTGCTTGGGTTTGAGCACCCGGTGAGGAATTATCTCAATACCGTGCGCACGGAAAGGATCAAGCCGGTAGAGCGGGATGAGATCCGGAAATATTTTGAAGACTATGCCCGTTTTTATAATAAAACAATAGCCACCGCCGGCATTGAAGATATGGTGGATGCGGTGTTGCAGGACGTGCCCAATGATGCATCGCGCACCCGGCAACTGGCAGATAAAGCCCTTGCTTTTGCTATTGGTATCATCAATTCCTGA